In Flavobacteriales bacterium, the genomic stretch CTAATCCATGGTTTGCACCCGGATTTACTCAAAAGATAACCGTAGAAATCGAAGATCAGCAGGTGCAAATACTTCCGTTACCCTACTTTTTGGCTTCCAAATTCACAGCATTTAATGACAGAGGGGCAAAAGACCCCAGAACCAGTCATGACCTGGAAGATATTGTTTATGTTCTGGATAACCGCACCGATATTGTTGAACAACTGACCTGTACTCCAAAAGATGTAAGGCCTTACTTAACAGAACAGTTGCAAAGAATATTGGAAGACAGAAGTATACAGGAAGCCATTCTTGGCAACCTGCTTTATGAAACACGAGAGGAACGATATAACCGAATAATACAGAGTACAACG encodes the following:
- a CDS encoding nucleotidyl transferase AbiEii/AbiGii toxin family protein; its protein translation is MLKNTTINRAVLHKIALALGQMNSQVVYVGGATVSLYINDPAADDVRPTKDVDISLAIATLGELEAIREELIQKNFTQSPEDNVICRFRYEDIKVDVMSTKAIGWAPANPWFAPGFTQKITVEIEDQQVQILPLPYFLASKFTAFNDRGAKDPRTSHDLEDIVYVLDNRTDIVEQLTCTPKDVRPYLTEQLQRILEDRSIQEAILGNLLYETREERYNRIIQSTT